The Arthrobacter sp. D5-1 genome segment AGGAGCCACCATGGCCACACCAGCAGTTCAGAACACCAAGGCGGTGGACGCCTCAGTGAGCCCCGCGGCCAGCAAGGCCGCCGCGCCCATGACCCACCGGCAGATCATGGAAGCCCTCACCGGGCTCCTTGCAGCCTTCTTCACGGCGATCCTCAGCAGCACCATTGTTGCCAACGCCCTGCCCACCATCATGTCCGAGCTCAAGGGCACGCAGACCGACTTCGCCTGGGTCATTACCGCCGCGCTGCTTGCGAACGCGGCCACCACGCCCATCTGGGGCAAACTCGCTGACCTCTTCGACAAGAAGCTGTTGGTCCAGCTGAGCATCATCATCTTCGTGGCCGGTTCGGTGATGGCGGGCCTGTCCGAAACCATCCCGCTGCTGCTGACCGCCCGCGTCATCCAAGGTGTGGCGATGGGTGGCCTCACGGCCTTGGCGCAAGCCATTATCGGTTCGATGATCCCGCCGCGCGATCGTGGCAAGTACTCCGGTTACATGGGCGCCGTCATGGCTGTAGGCACCGCGGGTGGCCCGCTGCTGGGTGGATTCATCGTTGACAGCCCGCTCGGCTGGCGCTGGACGTTCTTCGTCTGCGTACCGCTGGCCGTCGTCGCACTCATCCTGCTCCAGGTGACCCTGAAGATCCAGCACATCAAACGCCCCGCCAAGATCGACTGGCTCGGTTCCATCCTGCTGACCTCCGGCGTGAGCCTGCTCCTGATCTGGGTTTCCTTCGCAGGCAACCCGGACTACTACGACTGGTTCTCCTGGCAGTCGGCCCTCATGGTGGGTGGCGGCGTTGCCCTGTTGGCCGTCCTGGTGTTCGTGGAAACCAAGGTTGCACAGCCGATCATTCCGCTGAAGATCATCTCCGAGCGCACCACGGCATTGGCCATTGTTGCCTCGGTTGCCGTCGGCATCGCCATGTTCGGTTCCTCTACCTTCCTGGGCCAGTACTTCCAGGTTGCCCGCGGTGCTACGCCCACAGAGGCGGGCCTGCTGACGCTTCCGATGATCGCCGGCAACCTGATTGGTTCGGTCGCATCCGGCATCCTGATCAGCCGCTTCGGTAAGTGGAAGAGGTTCCTGATCGCCGGCTCCGTCCTGCTGATCGGCGGGCTGGCGTTTGCTGGAACCATGGACCACACCACGGAACTGTGGATCGTGGCGATCTACACGGGCGTCTTTGGCCTGGGCCTTGGCATGCTGATGCAGAACCTGGTGCTGGCCGTGCAGAACACGGTCCAGGCCAAGGACATCGGAACGGCCAGTGCTTCGGTGGCGTTCTTCCGCTCGGTCGGTGGCGCGATCGGTGTCTCCGTCCTGGGTGCCATCATGTCCACCCATGTGAAAGACCTGGCCGTTGAAGGCATGGCGGCTGCGGGTATTCCTGTCCAGGGCGGTGCCTCCGGTGCCAGCATGGACCTGGCCGATATGCCCGCCCCCGTCGCCGACATCATGAGGGCTGCCTATGGCGACGCTACTGCCCAGATCTTCCTGATCTCCGCGATCATCAGCGTCGTGGCACTCCTGGCAGTGCTCTTCATCAAGGAACGGCCGCTGCGCCGAACCGTGGATGCAGCTCCGGAGAAGGAACTTGTTGCGACGGCCTCCTCGGACGCCGGGATGCCCCTGGACACGGCGTCGATGGACGCGCTGAAGGCGGAGGATCTGACAGCTGACGGTCTGACTGCTGACGGTCTGAACGCGGACGACGACGGCGCCGGCACCCTGGGTGCCGGGCGTCAGGTTCCGGTGGGCGAACGCCAGGTTCCGCACACCGAACGCACTACCTCCAGTCCGGACTCCGGCTCCGACCTGGATCTTGAGTTCGCCAGGATCCTTACGCAGGAACGCCCGCATGCGGGAAATGACGTGAGGGAAGTGCAGGAGCAACTGTCACGCACCCAGTACGTCCTGGCCGAACAGCAGTTGCAGCTGAGCCGTGCCAACGTAGAACTGCAGGCGAGGTTGCGGGAGCAGCAGGCCATCGCTGAACAGCAGGCCAGCACCGCCGAGGAACTCGCAGCAATCCGAAAGGAACTGAAACGGGAACGCCGGCAGCAGGAACGGATGGCGTTACTGCTTCTCCAAGGCGTGGAAGCGCGTCCGGACCACGGCAAGCACGCAGGCTGACACCGCCGGGCTGAAGAGAGGCGGACGGAAGCGCCGGCTGGGATTCCAGCCGGCGCTTTTTTGCTGTCTCCGGGCCTCTGGTGCCGGCTGCCGTCCGGTCACCTGCGACACGGCAAATACTCCGCTGGGATGATCTTTTCCGTAGGTTGTTTCGCCCGGGCAACGGATTTCGTAGAGTAGGGAGGCTAATACTGTCAGCCCTTGCTGCAACACTTCTCTTATCTCATTCGCGCACTTTTTCTAAGGACCCGTGGGCATGCTTGTCACCCTTATACGGCGCTATTCCAAGCCGTATTTGCCGCAGATTGTGGCCGTGCTGATCTTTCAGCTGGCGTCCACCATCGCCACGCTCTATCTCCCCAGCCTCAACGCCAGAATAATTGATGAGGGAGTGTCCCGAGGCGACACCGATTTCATCTGGCAGACGGGTGCGCTCATGCTCGCCGTCGCCCTTGGGCAGGTGCTCACTGCCATCGTCGCCGTGTACTTCGGCTCCCGCGTTGCCATGGCGATCGGTCGGGATTTGCGCCGCAGCGTCTTCCGTCAGGTGAGTAGTTTCTCCGCCCAGGATGTCAACAAGTTTGGTGCTCCCACACTGATTACGCGTGGAACCAATGATGTCCAGCAGGTTCAGATGTTGGTGCTCATGGGCCTGAACTTCATGGTGTCCACGCCTATTATGTGCGTTGGCGGCATCATTATGGCGCTCCGCGAGGACCTCAACCTCTCCTGGCTCGTGTGGGTTTCCGTTCCCGTCCTGGTAGCGGTTGTGGGCTACCTTGTGGTCCGGCTCATGCCGCTTTTCCGCTCCATGCAGACCAAGATCGATGCCATCAACGGCGTGCTGCGGGAGCAGATCATCGGTATCCGGGTGGTTCGCGCTTTTGTGCGTGAACCCCACGAGGCCAAGCGCTTCGGCGATGCCAATGACGACCTCACAGCTGTATCCGTGAAAATCGGCAACCTGTTTGTGCTGATGTTCCCGGCCATCGGCATGATCCTCCACCTCTCCACTGCTGCCGTTCTCTGGTTCGGCGGCCAGCGCGTGGACTCCGGCGAGATGCAGGTGGGTGCGCTCACGGCATTCCTCCAGTACCTGCTGCAGATCCTGATGGCCGTCATGATGGGCACGTTCATGGCCATGATGATCCCCCGCGCGTCGGTTTGTGCAGACCGCATCGGCGAGGTTCTCGATGTCGAGCCGTCCATCCACAACCCCAGCTCGCCCGTGGTTCCCGCAGAGAAGAAGGGACGCGTCGAATTCCGGGACGTCACCTTCAAGTACCCCGGTGCCGAGGCTCCGGTGCTGAGCAACATTTCCTTCACTGCTGAGCCGGGCAAGACCCTGGCCATCATTGGTTCCACGGGTGCCGGCAAGACCACCCTGGTTTCGCTGCTGCCGCGACTTTACGATGTCGCCTCCGGCGAAGTACTGCTCGACGGCGTCCCCGTCACCAACATGGATGCCTCGGAGATCACCAGCCGGGTATCGGCCGTTCCGCAGAAGCCGTATCTGTTCTCCGGAACCATCGAGCACAACCTGCGCTTTGGCAAACCGGACGCCACTGACGAGGAACTCTGGGATGCCTTGGAAACCGCCCAAGCCAAGGGCTTCGTGGAGGAAAAGTCTTCGGGCCTGAACAGGCGCATCGCCCAGGGCGGAACCAACGTCTCCGGTGGACAACGCCAGAGACTCTCCATTGCCCGTGCCTTGGTGACGAAACCCAACGTCTACCTGTTCGATGACTCATTCTCTGCCTTGGACGTCGCTACGGACGCCCGGCTCCGAAAGGCCCTGAAGGCCAAAACCCGGGATGCGACGGTCATTATTGTGGCCCAACGTGTCTCCACCATCGCGGACGCGGACGAGATCCTTGTGCTGGATAACGGCAGGATCGTTGACCGCGGAACGCACGACGAACTGCTTGAGACGTCACCCACGTACCAGGAAATCGTTGAATCCCAGCTGAGCGTGGAGGAAGTGGCATGAGCGAGCAGGACCAGCAGAAGAAGCGCGGCTGGGCTGCCAAAGCACAAGCCGCAAAGGATGCCAAGGCTACAGCCGAGGCTGAAGCAGCAACCGAAGCACTTGACGACGACGACTTCGTCGAAGAGGAATACGTCCCTTCAGAAGCCGATGGCGGCATGTTCGGCGATGTCCCGGCAAAGAAGGCCAAGGAGTTCTGGCCGTCCGCCAAGCGACTCATGGGCTTGCTCAAGCCCGAGGCCGTTGGCGTGTACATCGTGATCGGGCTCGTCATCGTCTCGGTGGTCCTTAACGTGATCGCCCCCAAGGTCCTGGGCAATGCCATGGACGTCATTTTCGGGGGCGTCATGGGCAAGCAGATCCCTGAGGGCGTCTCCAAAGAGCAGTTCGTGGAACTTATGCGCCAGCAGGGCGAGGGCAACTTTGCGGACATGGTCTCCAAGATGGAGCTCACCAACGGGATCGACTTCCCCAAGCTGACGTTCCTGATTTCGATCGTGCTCCTCATGTACTTTGTAGCCAACATCTTCCTGTGGGCCCAGGGGTGGTTGCTCAACAGGATCGTCATGCGGGTCATCAAGAAGCTCCGCAACGACGTCCAGGCCAAGCTCAACCGGCTTCCGTTGAACTACTTCGACACCCGCCAGCGCGGTGACATCCTGTCCCGCGTCACCAACGACGTCGACAACGTCCAGCAAGGCCTCCAGCAGGCGTTCTCCCAGTTGGTCAGCTCGGTGCTCACGGTCCTTGGCATCACGGTCATGATGTTCATCGTGTCCTGGGAGTTGGCGCTGATTGCTTTGATCGCCCTGCCGTTGTCCGGCATCGTGGCAGGTGTTATTGGTGCCCGCAGCCAGAAACTCTTCGCGGCACAGTGGAAGAACACCGGCGCATTGAACGGCCAGATCGAAGAATCGTTCTCCGGCCACGACCTCGTGAAGGTCTTCGGGCGCGATGCCGACATGCTGGAGCGTTTCGACGACAAGAACGAGGAACTCTACAAGGCCTCCTTCGGTGCGCAGTTCGTGTCCGGCGTCATCTTCCCCGCCATGAACTTCGTGTCCTACCTGTCCTACGTCGGCATCGCCGTGGTGGGTGGCCTCCGGGTTGCGTCGGGCTCCATGAGCCTGGGCGACGCCACGGCATTCATCCAGTACTCGCGTGAGTTCACCCAGCCCCTGGGCCAGATCGCCGGTATGGCGAACATGCTCCAGTCCGGCGTGGCCTCTGCCGAGCGCGTCTTCGAGTTCCTTGATGCTGATGAAGAAGTCGAAGAAAACGGCACACGTCACCTGCCTTCCAAGACCGATGGTCACGTTGAGTTCGAGCACGTCTCGTTCAGCTATGTGGAGGACAAGCCGCTCATTGAGGACCTGTCCTTCTCGGCTGAACCTGGCCACACGGTGGCCATCGTAGGACCCACGGGTGCCGGTAAGACCACCTTGGTGAACCTCGTGATGCGTTTCTACGAGCTCAACGCCGGCCGGATCACCTTGGATGGCGTGGACATCAAGGACCTCACCCGTTCCGAGCTTCGGTCCAAGGTGGGCATGGTGTTGCAGGATGCCTGGCTCTTCGGCGGGACCATCTACGACAACATCAAGTACGGCAACCTGGACGCTACAGAGGAGCAGATCATGGAGGCGGCCAAGGCCACCTACGTGGACCGCTTCGTCCGTGCACTGCCTGACGGCTACCAGACGATCATTGACGAAGAAGGAAACAACGTCAGTGCTGGTGAGAAGCAGCTGATCACGATCGCCCGGGCCTTCGTCTCCGATCCCTCGTTGCTGATCCTGGACGAAGCCACCAGCTCCGTGGATACCCGCACCGAACTGCTGCTGCAGAAGGCCATGGCTGCCCTCCGCACGGACCGGACGAGCTTCGTGATCGCCCACCGCCTCTCCACCATCCGGGACGCAGACACCATTTTGGTCATGGAGAACGGCAAGATCGTGGAGCAGGGCAACCACACCCAACTGCTCGCCCTCCAAGGCGCGTACTACCGGTTGTACATGTCGCAGTTCGCCGGCGAGGAAGAGACCGCTGTGAATGATTCGACGGCGGTGCACAGCTGAGTACCGATTCATTGAAGACCGGGCAACCTGCACGGGATTTCCTTGCACCCCAGCGCATTGAGGTCCTTGTACCCATGCGCTGGGGTGACATGGACGCTTATGGACACATCAACAATGTGCAGATCGTTCGCATGTTGGAGGAGGCCCGCATCGCAGCCTTCGGGCCTCCCCGCGGCGCGGGACTTCCCGGCGTAGAGCCTCCAGCTGCCCTGTTCAACGACGTTGAAGAAGGCATCATGACACTCGTGGTGGAGCACAAGGTCCGGTATGTCCGGACCTTGGAGTACCGCAACATTCCGGCTGTCGTGGAGATCTGGGTTGGTGCCGTCAAAGGCGCAAGCTTCGATCTTCACTACGTCATCAAGGACCCTGTTACGCGGGAGGATTGCGTCAAGGCCACCACACACTTGGCGTTCGTTGCCGAGGACACCGGCCGGGTCCTCAGGCTCACTCCCGGGCAGAAGGAAAAGTTGGAGCGTTACCGCGCGTAGAGTTTCAGCATGAAACTTGAAATTGCCGTGGTCAGTGCCGCTGGTGCGGGTACCGCTGCCGCTGAGGGAGCCCACCGGGTGGAGCTCTGCAGCAGCCTGGAACTGGGTGGCATCACGCCCAGCCAGGGGCTCATGGAAGCCAGCATGGAGCACGTTGACGGCCGTCTGGAGATCCATCCGTTGATTCGCTCCAGGCCCGGCGACTTCCGGTACTCAGCCTCGGACGTGGACACGATGGTCCATGAGATCCGCCACCTTCTGGCGCAGGGCGCCCATGGGGTGGTGGTGGGGGCGCTGACTCCGTCCGGAGATTTGGACGTTCACACGATCCAGCGCCTGGTGGAAGCCGCCAGGGCGGCCAACCCCGGAGCCCAGCTGACCTTTCACCGGGCCATCGATCAATCCAAGGAACCGTTGGCCGTGCTGGAGCAGCTTGTTGAGCTGGGCTTCACCAGAGTCCTGACGTCCGGACACGAAGCCACCGCTGGTGCGGGTCTGAAGACCTTGGCTGCAATGGCAGAACGGTCCGGGGGTGCCGTGGAAATCATGGCTGGTGGAGGATTGACCCTTGAAGACATCCCTGCCATGCACGCCGCGGGCCTGTCCGCCGTTCACTTGTCCGCCAAGAAGACGGTATCCACCCTCGGGGATGGTGCCATCTCCCTTGGCGCCCAGGATGGGGCAGACCCCACTGCCTACACCGTCACCGACCGCGAAGTGGTTCGTGCAGCAAAGGCGATGGTGAACGCGCTGGACCTGGCCGCCGCAAGATAACCCGGCGTCCACCGTCTTGGGGCAGAAATCCCAGTAAGTACGCATCGCAATAACCCTTTACGAGCCCTCTGAAGGCCGGGATGATGTAAGGATTCACCAACGTGGTGAAAAGCCCCGGACGCTACCCTTCAGGAGTCCCAGCGATGCCGCTGCCCACGCCGGTTTCACCGGCCGTCACGTCCCCACCCATCATCACCCCAAGCAACAGGACAACAGGCCACCCGGAGGTGGAATGTGGCCTGGGGGCATGGGACAAGCTGCTCTATGGAAACCACCGATTCGTCGTGGAAGTTGTGGAAGCCCCCCACGGCGCGGGTCAGGCCCACAGGGTGGTCCTCCCATGGCGTCGACAGGACAAGGACCCGGCGTCGGTGGACGTCATCGTCGTCTCGGAAAGGACCGGTTCCAGGGTCCGGAACGTGATCGTGGAAGTGGCCACCCGTGAGTCCGGAAGCATCGTTTTCGAAGCGATCGACGGCCACGGGATTTATTTCTTCTATTACTTGCCTTACGCCATGCTGGGGAAGCCCCACTACCCCCAAGCTGAGTACCTCCCGCATCGTCCATCGGCAGAGCCTGGGTGGGCCGCCGGCGTCGTGCCTTCACCGTGGTGGCAGGCGGCTGACGCCGAACATCCGGACAACGAACTACCCCAGGCAACCGTCCTCCGCTATGAAGCCGCCAGCGGACGCGACTCCTTCGCTCCGATGAACTTCACGGCCCGGGCGGACGAGGTGGAAGTACTCAACACCAGACATGCGGGCGAGGCTTTCCTGCTTTTCCCCGAGGACCGGCTGAATCCGGTCTCCATGCAAGGGGATCTGCCGGCGCATTGGGTCATCAATGGACCGCAGCGGAGCTTCCACGCGAGTGCAGAACCGGGGGAGGACTACGTGGTCCAGGTGGGCCTCTACTCGCTGGAGGATCTGCACGGCGTGAGGGTCGACGTCAACTCGTCGGCCGGCGGTCATTGCCTCAACACCGATGGCGTAGACCGTCTTGGGAAGCCGTGGCACACCAGCCTGGCTGTTCCGGCCGGACAGGTGCAGGCGCTGTATGTGATTCTGCCGGTCCCCCAGGAAAGAGCCGGAACCACTCTGGAAGCGTTGCTGAGGGTCACTGCCGCCGGCCAAGCGGCCCAAGAGGTTGAGGTCAGGCTGGACGTGGCCGCCGACAGCGGTGCGGACCCGGCGGTTGCCGCCGGCGGCTTCGGCGATCCCCGTTTGCTGCGCCGCTTGGCGTGGCTGGATTCGCGGGTGGCCCAGGATGCGGAGCTCGTCAGCCCTTTCACGGCCATCACGCTGGACCAATCCAGCAGGACGCTGGGGATTCTGGGCAGGTCCCTGCGGTTGGCGGAGTCGGGACTCCCTGCGCAGGTGACGTCGACCTTCACCGCCGCCGTGACCGCAACGGACGGTCCCGACGTCGAGCTCTTCAGTGGCCCGATACGCCTGGACGTCGACGGCATCGAATGGAGCCATGCACCCATAACCTTCACAGTGGAAGGGCCGGCGCGGATCTCGTGGCGATCCACGTGGACGGGGCTGAAGGAGGCCAAGGCCGTGTTGGCTCTGGAGCTGAACGGCGTGCTCGACGCCGAAGGAGCGGTTTCGTACTCGCTGCGGCTCAGTCCCGGGGGAACCACGGACGTGAACGACGTCGGCCTGCAGCTTGAGTTTCAAGAGGCTGCGGTTCCGCTCGCGATGGGCCTGGGACTTCCCGGCGGGCGGCGTCCGGAGTCCTTGGACTGGACGTGGGACGTGGCGACGAAGAACCAGGATGCGCTATGGCTCGGGAACGTGAACGTGGGGATACAGGTGGCCCTTCGGGATGGGAGCTACGAGCGGCCTCTGAACACCAATTTCTACCGGGAAAAGCCGTTGGTGGAACCGGTGTCCTGGGCCAATCGGCAGGAGGCAGGCGGCGAAAGCACAGTCCGCGGCGGGGTCACCCTCCGGACCGGCGGGGGCTGCGTGACACTGAACGCCTTCAGCGGCGCCCGGACGCTCGCGGCGACCGAGCCACTGGACTTCAACTTTCGCCTGCTCCTGACACCGTTCAAACCACTCCAACCCGGCCGCCACTTGGCCAAGCGCTACTTCCATCAGCCTGCGGCCCCCGCGGACATCTCAGCTGCCGGAGCCACGGTAGTCAACGTCCACCACGCCACGGCACCGGCGCCCTATATCAACGACCCCCTGCTGACTGCGGACCCGCTGCGGAAGTACATCGACGAATGCCACCGGCACGGACTGAAAGCCAAGGTGTACAACACGGTCCGTGAGCTCACGTTCCACAGCCCGGAGTTATTGCCGCTGCTGCAACTGGACCACGAGATCTTCAGCGACGGCCGGGGCAAGGGACACATCTGGCTCCAGGAGCATGCCGGGAACGGCTACGTGTCCGCCTGGTTCGCTCCTGATGTGAAGGACATCGCAGTGGTGACCACGGGTGAGTCCCGGTGGGAGAACTTCTATGTTCGCAGCTTGCAGGAGCTGGCCAGCGGGGAAGATGGGATCGACGGCATCTATCTTGACGACATTGCCTACGACCGCCACGCGATGCTTCGGGTCCGCAAGGTCCTGGAGAGGGCCTGCCACGCCCGGGGCGTTGACGGTCCCGAGATAGACCTTCACTCGGCAAACCAGTTCACGGCGCACGACGGGTACGCGTCCTCGGCCAATCTGTACATGGAGCAGCTTCCCTATGTGGACAGGCTCTGGCTGGGGGAGTATTTCGACTATGACTCCACCGATCCCGAGTATTGGCTGGTGGAACTGTCCGGCATTCCGTTCGGGCTTATGGGCGAGATGTTGGAAGGCGGCGGCAATCCGTGGCGGGGAATGGTGTTCGGCATGACCGGCCGGGCGCCCGCCGTCGACAACCGGCCGCTCTGGGAGTTCTGGGCCGAAACCGGGCTGGAGCACGCCCACATGCAGGGGTTCTGGGACCCGCAATCACCCGTGCGGTCCAGCCATCCGGACATCCGGGCCACCACCTGGCTCACGGAACGCGGAATGGTGGTGGCGCTGGCTTCCTGGGCCAGGCACACTGAACACGTGAGGTTGCTGTGCGACGACGTCGCTGCCGCCACCAGCCGCATCATCGCCCCGGCGATCCCCGGTTTCCAACCCGCCGCGAGCTATGCGCCCGGCGATTCCATCACACTTGATCCGCAGCGCGGCCTCCTCCTCACGATCGGATACTGACGTGGACACCACCACCAGCTCGAACCTCACCGTCACCACCATTTCCCTGACCATGGCCGAGCTCGGTCCGCTCAACCCGTTGCCCGTGGTAGCCGCCGAGCTTGACCAGCCCTACACCGTGGGCGAAGGAGTATCGGAGGAACTCCAAGCGTCGGCCCGCTACGGTGTGGTGCCCAACATTTACCCGTATCTCATGCAGGACGGGTACAGTCGCGAGGCGGCACCCCGGGAGGTTCCCGCCGTCGTGCTGGAAAACAGCAAGCTGAAGGTGACGGTCCTCCCGTCCTTGGGCGGCCGCATCTGGGAACTCTTCGACAAAGCGACCGGCAAGCAACTCCTCCACACCCACGATGCGCCGCAGCTGGCCAACATCGCGCTGCGCAAGGCATGGTTCGCGGGCGGGCTGGAATGGAACATCGGCACCCGCGGCCATTCGCCCACCAGTTGCGATCCGCTGCACACGGCGATCGTGCACACCCCGGACGGAAAACATATCCTGCGCATGTGGGAGTTCGAACGGCTGCGGGAAGTGGTGTTCCACGTGGACGTGTGGTTGCCGGAGGACTCAGCCGTTCTGTTCGCCGCTGTCAGGCTGCGGAACCCCAATGACTTTGACGTCCCCATGTATTGGTGGAGCAACGCCGCCATCCCGGAAACGGACCGCACCCGCGTGATCGCGCCGGCGGACGAGGCCTACGGCAGCGACTACACCACGGACATCACCCGCGTCCGACCCACCGCTCACGAAGGCTATGACGGCACGTGGCTGGTCAACAGTCCGCACGCGGCTGACTTTTTCTTCGACATCGACCCCTCCGAGCGGCGTTGGGTTGTGGCCGCAGACGACGACGGCGATGGGCTGGCGATGCTGTCAACGGACCTCCTGAGGGGAAAGAAGCTCTTCGTGTGGGGCCAGGGCCAAGGCGGGAAACGGTGGCAGGAGTGGTTAAGCCCCGGTGCCGGGCCCTATGCCGAGATCCAGGCTGGGTTGGCCCAGACGCAGTTTGAACACCTGGTGATGCCAGCCGGCGCGGAGTGGGCGTGGGTAGAGGCGTACGGGAACGGGCATCTGGATCCGGACGCGTCGCATGGCACCGACTGGGACGCCGCGGTGGCACACGCCGGCGAACGTTTGGAGCAGCTTCTGCCGCACGACGTACTCGAAGCGATGCTGCCCGCAGCCATTGCCGACGCCAACGTCCCACCGTCGACAATGCTGCTGCGCGGCAGCGGGTGGGGCGTGGTGGAGCGTGCGCGCCGCCTGAAAACAGGCAGGGCGTGGATCGATGAGACCGGAACCCCATTCATGGATGAGAGCGTCACAGGGGAGCAGGAGCCCTGGCTTGGGCTACTGCAAGGAAAAGCGTTCGACGGCGCGCCCAGCTTCGTCACCGGGGCGGACTGGGAGGAGTTGCTGGCACGGCAGGACAGCCCTGGCGCGAAACTGCATCTGGCCACCATGAGGCACGCCCGGCAGGACCTGGAGGGTGCGAAGGCTGCCTACAGCGAGGTGCTGGCCACGGACGCCACGCCGGGGACAAAGGCGCTCGCACATCGTGGGCTGGGATTGGCGCTGCTAGCCGGCGGCCAGGACACGGAAGGGCTCGCCGAGCTCAGGAACGGAGTGGACAGCGACCCTTCAAACGCAGCCTTGCTGACCGAAGCCGTCACCCTCAGCATCCGGCACGGTGACCCGGCCATGGCGCTGGAACTGAGTGCATCGGCGCCCAAGGAGGGGACCGGCGTCGGACGTTTGCGGTTCCTGAGGGCCTTGGCGCTTGCACGAACCAGAAATTCGGGGGAGGCGGCCGCGATCCTGCGTGAGGGCGTGGAGATTCCGGACCTACGTGAAGGTGAAGACGCCATCGCGGCCCTGTGGGAAGAAGTCTGCCCGGACCAGCCTGTTCCGGCTCCTTACCAATTCGGGATGCACTGACCCCTGCCCCGGTGTGGCCTCCCGCACATCCGGGTCAATGTCTGAAAGCGTGTTCTGGACGAATCAGCGACGACGAACGGAGCACGGATTGATCCCCGAAATACCAGGACTGCCGCAGATGGAGTGGACGTCTTCGCCTGGACACGTGAGCTACGACGAGGCGGAGGGGACGCTGACGCTCACGGCAGCTCCCGGCGTCGATTGGACCAACGATTCCCTGGGCGGGGAGCCGCAGCATGCGGCCACGGCGCTGGGCTTCAGGGCGCCGGCGGCTTTCTCGCTCTCGGCCCGGGTTCTGGTGGCCTCGCCCAGGACAACGTTCGACGCCGGCGTGTTGACGTTGTGGGCGGACAGCGATCACTGGGCCAAGCTCTGCTTCGAGTACTCGCCGCAAGGGGAAGCCATGGTGGTCAGCGTGGTCACCAACGGATATTCCGACGATTCCAACGGCCCGCTGGTTACGGCGCCTTGGATCTATTTGCGGGTCAGCAGGGTTGGTCCAGCGTGGGCGTTCCACTCATCAGCCGATGGCAGGGAATGGTCCTTTGTCCGCCTGTTCAGGTTGGATTCGGACAAACCCGTGCACGTCGGGTTCATGTCGCAGGCGCCCATGGGAGAGAGCTGCGAGGCGCGTTTTGACGCCATCGAATGGACGGAAGAACCTCCGGCAGATTTGCGCGACGGAAGTTAGCCCGGGTCAAACGGGTGGAGCGGCTGCCTGTGGATATCCAGATGCTTGGGTAAACCAAACAAGGTAAGTTGGCATGGTGATTCCCTCCGTGAAACC includes the following:
- a CDS encoding glycoside hydrolase domain-containing protein, with translation MPLPTPVSPAVTSPPIITPSNRTTGHPEVECGLGAWDKLLYGNHRFVVEVVEAPHGAGQAHRVVLPWRRQDKDPASVDVIVVSERTGSRVRNVIVEVATRESGSIVFEAIDGHGIYFFYYLPYAMLGKPHYPQAEYLPHRPSAEPGWAAGVVPSPWWQAADAEHPDNELPQATVLRYEAASGRDSFAPMNFTARADEVEVLNTRHAGEAFLLFPEDRLNPVSMQGDLPAHWVINGPQRSFHASAEPGEDYVVQVGLYSLEDLHGVRVDVNSSAGGHCLNTDGVDRLGKPWHTSLAVPAGQVQALYVILPVPQERAGTTLEALLRVTAAGQAAQEVEVRLDVAADSGADPAVAAGGFGDPRLLRRLAWLDSRVAQDAELVSPFTAITLDQSSRTLGILGRSLRLAESGLPAQVTSTFTAAVTATDGPDVELFSGPIRLDVDGIEWSHAPITFTVEGPARISWRSTWTGLKEAKAVLALELNGVLDAEGAVSYSLRLSPGGTTDVNDVGLQLEFQEAAVPLAMGLGLPGGRRPESLDWTWDVATKNQDALWLGNVNVGIQVALRDGSYERPLNTNFYREKPLVEPVSWANRQEAGGESTVRGGVTLRTGGGCVTLNAFSGARTLAATEPLDFNFRLLLTPFKPLQPGRHLAKRYFHQPAAPADISAAGATVVNVHHATAPAPYINDPLLTADPLRKYIDECHRHGLKAKVYNTVRELTFHSPELLPLLQLDHEIFSDGRGKGHIWLQEHAGNGYVSAWFAPDVKDIAVVTTGESRWENFYVRSLQELASGEDGIDGIYLDDIAYDRHAMLRVRKVLERACHARGVDGPEIDLHSANQFTAHDGYASSANLYMEQLPYVDRLWLGEYFDYDSTDPEYWLVELSGIPFGLMGEMLEGGGNPWRGMVFGMTGRAPAVDNRPLWEFWAETGLEHAHMQGFWDPQSPVRSSHPDIRATTWLTERGMVVALASWARHTEHVRLLCDDVAAATSRIIAPAIPGFQPAASYAPGDSITLDPQRGLLLTIGY
- a CDS encoding DUF5107 domain-containing protein — protein: MDTTTSSNLTVTTISLTMAELGPLNPLPVVAAELDQPYTVGEGVSEELQASARYGVVPNIYPYLMQDGYSREAAPREVPAVVLENSKLKVTVLPSLGGRIWELFDKATGKQLLHTHDAPQLANIALRKAWFAGGLEWNIGTRGHSPTSCDPLHTAIVHTPDGKHILRMWEFERLREVVFHVDVWLPEDSAVLFAAVRLRNPNDFDVPMYWWSNAAIPETDRTRVIAPADEAYGSDYTTDITRVRPTAHEGYDGTWLVNSPHAADFFFDIDPSERRWVVAADDDGDGLAMLSTDLLRGKKLFVWGQGQGGKRWQEWLSPGAGPYAEIQAGLAQTQFEHLVMPAGAEWAWVEAYGNGHLDPDASHGTDWDAAVAHAGERLEQLLPHDVLEAMLPAAIADANVPPSTMLLRGSGWGVVERARRLKTGRAWIDETGTPFMDESVTGEQEPWLGLLQGKAFDGAPSFVTGADWEELLARQDSPGAKLHLATMRHARQDLEGAKAAYSEVLATDATPGTKALAHRGLGLALLAGGQDTEGLAELRNGVDSDPSNAALLTEAVTLSIRHGDPAMALELSASAPKEGTGVGRLRFLRALALARTRNSGEAAAILREGVEIPDLREGEDAIAALWEEVCPDQPVPAPYQFGMH
- a CDS encoding DUF1349 domain-containing protein, giving the protein MIPEIPGLPQMEWTSSPGHVSYDEAEGTLTLTAAPGVDWTNDSLGGEPQHAATALGFRAPAAFSLSARVLVASPRTTFDAGVLTLWADSDHWAKLCFEYSPQGEAMVVSVVTNGYSDDSNGPLVTAPWIYLRVSRVGPAWAFHSSADGREWSFVRLFRLDSDKPVHVGFMSQAPMGESCEARFDAIEWTEEPPADLRDGS